In Malus sylvestris chromosome 2, drMalSylv7.2, whole genome shotgun sequence, the genomic stretch ATAAACAAACCAAATAGCCACGATCCACTGGTAACATACAGGGTTATGTAACTGATACGATCTCTTATGAGCCTCAACAAACAAAGACAACCAACCCTTCAAAAGAAAGAAACGAACAATAAGGTCCATACCTATCCTGGAAATGGATAAGGAAAACGTTCAGCACATGTTCCACGAGCGGAAGTACAATAGTTATTAACTGATCCCTTATACCAACAACCTGGCACATTTCCACCATCGCAATATACCTCCTATAAAACAAGAGAATCCAGAAGACAATTATATGCTCCATGAACCGGGAATAATACGTGTCAACGAACTGATGCCGATGGAATCATGGAAATGCAGTCTTGAGCAAGTCAATTGAACAAAGACCACTTCACTTCTTAGTTGAGCATAATGGTGAAACTCAATTACCTTTTCTGGATATTGTCTGATGGTGAAACAAAAACTTGCCGGGCAAATATATTAATAACTTCATCCACCTCCTGTCTCGATAATTCATTTATGTCTCGAATCTGCATATTATATACAATAGGAAATATCAAATCggtattaaaaaatttatgaaGCAACGCAAGGGAAAATGttgtttcaatccaattttacCTTATTGAGTAGTAAGGACTTTTCCTCAGCGGCTCTTTCAAGAGCAGTTGTGACAGAAGTGAGAAAAGAACCCAGCAAACTCAATGTGGGAAGTTGAAGTCCCACAGCAGCATTGTAATCTAGGGGAACGTCTGAGATCTGTAGTAAAGTAGTTCGTTAGTGGAAGAATCAGCAGATATatcaaccaaacataacttgagcaggtcaaaaataaaaaatgtaccTGCAGTCTAAGGGATTTCTTTGTGACCAGAAAATATAGATAAGAGCTTAGGCTGAAGCATAATTGAAACGAGTTAAGCTCTGTCTTCCTCTGATTCTGCTCATTCGCCATCAAACAAGggggaaaagaaaacagaaatatCAAAAACTAAGTTACAAGATTGTAACAGTCGATATGTCAATTTTAGGCTAGGCATAAAAAGAAACTGTCCAAACCTCAACACGTTGAATTGATCGAGTAGTACTGAGAGACTCCCAGTCACGAGAGAAAAGAGCATGCATCAAACCAAAAAGCCCTTGAACAAAGCCACATTCATCACGCTCTTCGTATGGCCAAACCTACAAAGGGGGAAAAGTTGAAGTGCATTGCATCTATTAAATATACATGTAGAAAATGACAGCTTGTAGAACAATATTAACGAAAAAGTAGACAGGAAATTAAAAAACAGCATTGCAGCTTATACTACGATATATGTCGAAAATGGCAAAATGAATTTTAGGGATCCAGTTGGATACCCCAAAAAAATGGATGATCCAATCCTTCTCAGTCATGTTGCAAGACTCAACTGTTCAAAGACCATTTATTGAGGCATATTATCGGAGGCTCAAAGCATGCTTAAAGTTGACCCAGATTGTTGAATGTATTTCATGCAATCGAAAATAGACTATAGAAGAATTCTTACCTTGCTAAGGATACCAACAACCAGATTTATCTGCTCCATCACCAGTTCATCAGCTTCAGAAATGTCTTCCCGAAGAACATGATCAAAAAGTGATCTATGCCCTTTGACAAAATCTAGTACTTCACGAACAATTTTATTCTTCACCTGTTATATAAATCCAAACATAAACGACATTTTCTGAAATGCATTAAAAAGGACACTGAAGAAATAACAACCTAATAGTGACAATTTCCATCACAATTACAAGGTAGTTTAGCAGGTAAAATTATCTCTAGTAGATGAAGCCTACCATGATAAAACCACGCTTTTTGGACAACAGAACCagaaattttcaaaagcttcttACTAAGAACAGAAAAATCAATGAATGAAAGGAAGGCTAACCTCAAAAAATTCAGAAGTATCAACCAACGACAACAGAGAAAACACTAATCTCAGAATAGGAGTTATAATCATCCTTTGCTTCTTGATATCCACTGGAACATCTCTTTGATGTTTTGTGTCAACCCATCTCAAGCTTCCCTGCATTAATATGGAATTGAGCAATGAGATGGAAGAAATTGTCTGTGTAAGCACACAAGCAGTTTGTGTTTCTTATATAAATGAAGCATATAAGCAGCACTTACGAGAAAGTTGACTGCCTTGCATGAAGCAATATGCTCCAAAGCACCCATGGAAAAGAGAACCTGAGCTCCAGATTTCCCGTACTTGTGACTTATTCTCAGTAGTAAAGCAAGTTCAGCCTCAAGAGTGTATGCTCGCTGCAATGGTTCTAGAGAACGTCCACCATCCTAGTGCAAAGTTTTAGCAAATTATGTGAGATCGTATATGCAaagttaaaaagtaaaaactggTAACATGGAAGTGCCCagcaaaaatacttaaaaagaGATACTATGAAAGACCCGAACATTGACATCATAGAAGAAAAAACAATAATTAcaccaaaattcaaataaaaacaaactcaTATATACAATAAAGATCGGCAAGTAAAAGAATATTGGGATGGGCAAATATGTCACTTCCTAAAAGGATTTCATACTGGCAAAGTTTCTTTCCTATCacattttaagtttatttattttctcaagTGTCAATATGTGTTGGGTAAGACTCGTAATGGTGCTCATGGTAACAGTATCTCCAAAGTGGGATTGCCCAAAAATTTAtgcttaattaaaaaataaggtCAGATCAGTAGAATGGTAAAGTAAGTTCATGAAAAGCCTCTTCCCATAAAAACACTATGAACAAGGAAAAATATTCTAACAAATTTGAAAACAGGAGATCTTTCAATTAGCTGATTTAAACCTGccaaataaaatacaataaaaaaaaaccataatattgAACTTTATGATTGACTAAACAACAACCTGATGAGATAAATTGCTGATGCTCGTTAAGCAAGATCTTAAGAAACCCCTGCTTTGAAGTTGGCTTAAGAAATATCTTTCATGATCTACACAAATCAATGCATCCAAAACATAGAGTGCCATTTGCTTTCCAAGTTCACTGCCTTGAGTAGCATCCTTTACTACCTGAACATTCatagttaaaaagaaaaatatgtcaAAGATAAAAAGACAGGAAAAATGGTCTTTGCAAAATCAGCATCAATTTAAAAGTGCCTGCATGTCTGTGTGAAGCGCATGCACTCAAAACTATGGTGCAGTTAAATAATCCGTTGTTCAAATAGATGTAGCAGATATGCATGAACTATCTTCACCTATCATTTAGATACTGCAGAACCTTTCTACAAGCAAAGACATCTTTTACAGAATTCttcatttttaaattatatatttggTCATGCATCCTAAATTTATCAGGCTAGATATTCTATTAGATACCAAACAATCCGCCAAGAATAAACACTTACCAAATCTAAAATAGACTGAGCTTCTTTCCTTAATATAGAGAAATTGGCACGAGCAAGTTCTGCCTGTTCTCGGTTGATCTGAGAAAATAACATATGTAGTATCACCTTTGTTAAAGCTATCCTTTCCACATGAAATTTAGTGCAAAACAAAGACTTTGCCTTGCAATCATAGAAACTACACACCTTCTGGAGATCCATATCATCACCATCTTGCTCAAGCAGCAAGAATTGGAGAACAGTTGACGGGACATCTGGATCAAGCATATGTTGACAATACTGAAAATAGCTAAGAAGCAAAGCATATAGCCTGAAAACAATGATTAATGAAGGTCAGATGCTGAGTGAAAGAGTTTACAAGGATGGAGCAGAAAACCAATATCCTGACCAAGAACATACCGTCTCCTTAAGGCTTCTGATGATTCTTGTCTTAGAATTGCCAGCATAAGCTTAAACAGGATTGAGTGACAAGCTCCATTTGGTAATTGTTTTGCCATGATAATATCAAGGCATGCCAAACTATCAGAACTAAGACCACCAGGGAATAAAAATCTTTCATCTCTTAACTTTGCCATGCATGTCAGAGCAACCTAAggaattttccattttttagtCAGAGACAAAGACCGATAACTTTCAACTGCAGCGCAAAATTGTAAGAccagaaaaataaatcattcaTACCTGGCACAGCATAAATGCCATCTTCAATGAACAGTCTGGAGAAGCAGAAGCAGTCAGAGCAGCATCAAGAACCCTGTCAATGACGAGACAATAAGTAAAGAGAATGTAGAAAATGATGAAATAGAAGACTATAATAATGGACATACTGATATAGAACTTCAGAGCGATTTCCAAGTGATGATATTCTTCTGGATGCAGATATCTATTCAGAGAAGAAAATGACAAATGTTGGTCAATGTAATTATGACAAAATTAGTACTTTAAGGTTAAAACCTAATGGAAGGCTTCTCAATTTTGTGAACTATGAAAGAAAAGAACAGACCTCAACAACATGCGACCAGCCAGTTAACATATGAAGTTGGGCTGCTTGCTCCTCAAGGTTCTTATTGTGCTTCCAACCCCATCTCAACAACTGTTGAATTGTTTCTTTTACATCGTTCAGCTCTAGGTCACTGCCAATGGTACTCAACTGAGGATAAACAGAATTGAATTTCTGACCAAAGGAACAATATAAATCAGCAACTGGGTTAACTGTTTTTAATTCATGGAACAAAAAAATTGCACTCATTGTATAAATCCACTTTCTGGAACTTAATTAAGCAACCTGCCAAAGTTTGTCACGGAATGAAGCAAGATCTATCAATCGATCACCACGCTCAGAGTAATAATGGACACCACCCTTCCCAGAAGTTGTAGGATTACTAAGTATGTCATCCACCTAAGAAACATATTTGATCAAATGCAGCACAAGCGAACAAAATAAGATATAAGGATCAAACTATCACTAGCAAATTAACTTATAAATATGCTCAAATATACAATCAATTATGGAACAGAATATTACCAACAGTTCATATTTTGTATTAGAAACAACCGGAGAGAGCTTCATCGTGGTATCTGGGGATCTAAATTGGACTACTTCAAGCAACTCCAACACCTGAATAAGATCCCAGAAATGAATTAATTATCTGAGGAACCAGGGAAGAGAAACTAAGTTTAATCTGACAGCTATAATTGAATTGGACAAAGAAATTCcaggaaaattaaaaattaaaatattaaaaaccacAGTTATAAAGTATTAAAGACTCATCGCGAACATCCTCAATCCTTATTGTTTAAAGTATGAAGACCATTCAAAGATTAAGTCTTTGATAATGGCATCAGATTAAATCACACATGCACAACTAAGCAATTATCAATACCTTACTCTTACTAACAGTGAGGGCTACAGCATTTTCCAAGCCATCTTCAAGGGAAAATGAATGAGAATCAATTCCAGTTTCAACATTTTCCTGCCCAAAAAGATGCGCAAGGATGCTAAGGCATGTCTCCCGGTGAGTAGGGATATTGACATCACCAACATGCAATTCAATGGCTAATAGTCTCAACAGCCAAGCTCTCTGTGAACAATAAGGTAGAAGCGACAGTAGGTATTAGATATGCAAACAATAAGAATCATATATAATTTAGGGAATGGAAAGCAAGCATCACATATAGATATTAATGAACTGCAAAAATACACCACCTATGGATGTCAATATATTTTCTTATAACGATGTATGAGTCATGACTAAGCTTCAAGACTCAAGAAGGGCAGCCTTGACTCAAAGCTGTTGATGCACTAGGATGCAGAATGAATGTGATGAACAAATTAATTTGGAAGACAACTAACGTAGATAGATTATGACATCTCACTAAGGTATCATCCATCATGACAGGAAAATAtctatgttaaaaaaaaaagaaaaaaaggcaaTGTACTGTACAAAATTATTTCAATATTTCAGTAACTACTACGGTTTTTTCATTATTCTACAAATGAAAGGAAAACAAATAGTAGTATTCAAAGCAATTATGGCATCTTAGGATAGTCATATGTATATGCTAAGTAGTAGAACAGCCTCATCCTTTACATACCCATTCTTGCTTCTACCAATACTTTTTTTATCCACAAAAAACTAATTAGGCAATCTACAAAAAAGTGATAGACAAATCACCACATCCAAATAATTACAGAAGAAACCTGATGAAGGGAACTGATGCGAAGCGCCTGGTTGTTATTTCGTTTAGGAAGTGGAGCAACCCCAATCGTATCCAGGTGCTGTTGTGTTAAACGTAAATGAATTTTAGATGCATGTAAAAAGAAGACTGAACGAAAATTAGAATAAGACACAACTATCATCAACTTTTTAAAGTATTATTCAAGAGCTTCAAATGTTACCTTTATGAAAAACTGATACTTTTTACTACTCAACAGATCCATAGTAGGACCACCTGTTAGAGGATCTAGGCACAACTCATAAAGGAGCTGCAAAGAAAACAGTCAAGAAACTCTCATGAGAAAAATTCGAACAAGCCACTAATGCAGGATCCGAAAGAGAACAGAGAGAAGGAAAGAGATCCCTGCAGAGGTAGAGATTGTTTGATCTAACCTTGAAACCGAATTCATGAAGCAACACATTCACATCAGGCTTTGAAAGCTTCTCCAAGATTTCAAGAATAACCTTCAAGCAACTGCAAATAACATTATAGAGCACAATTCACTGGAGAGTAATTGGATTGCATATATATGAAACCATTAGGGCATCTTTAAAGCAACTAAACCTGTAATGAAATTTTGGCTGTAAAACAGTCCGTTCAATAGGCCTGTCAAGATCAAACTTGAGTAGTAAATGGGTGATATTGGGAGCCGGCCTACTGATATTGTCCACTAGAAGCTGTAAAAATGTAAATGATAATTATGGACATTGTAGAATAATAATAGTTAATGGACAGGAAGAAATAATGGAAACGGCAGTGCTAACCTGCAATATCAGTACACCCGGATCCTCACTTGTGTTCTCTATGATCTGACATGCTTCTGACCGTAATTCTAGGCAAGCTGCATAATCCTCAATCAAACTGCTTGCAGCATTGGATTTTAGCAGTAACTGTACTAGCCCAACCATGCGAGAACTGTGTCCCAAAATATTGATACAAAGATGTCATTTGTGCTTCCATCAGATGCTTATTAGATATTTTGTCACAAAAATATGATATACGTGCATGTGTGTGCAAAGTTCGAAAAAGGTTCGAAGCTTAAAGCTCTGAGCCATATCAGACCCCATCAGATCAGATCAAAGATGATGAACCAAAACACAGAATGAAAGAGAGGAGTTACCTTAATATACTCATGATTTTGATAGAGCACTGCTGAATTTGAGGTTGAAAATCGTATCTGACATATTCCAATAAGGCTAAAATTTGATTATGATCTTGAGAGAGTATAACATCCAGAGGctgcaggaaaaaaaaaagacaataataataatgagaatGAAATCCTTGAAAGAATTATGCATGTATTGCACACAACcaagaaaattaacaaaaaccaaAGGAAGACAATGTCTGCCAAAGTCTATTTAAAAATAAGCCAATACAACGGGTACCAAAAATAAACCTGGTAAAGAGGACGCCAAAAATCAGAAAGAAGCAAATCCTTCTCCAAGACGAGGATTATAATTTCCAAAGAGAGTTGCACAGCTTTCTCTAAAAGTTGCCCATACACTTCATTTGTCCGTTCAGTTATGATGGCATTGACACCAGGCAAAAGAATGCCCATAATGTTCCGGAAGACAGTTTTGCCACTCATGAAGTCCTGTAAAAAAGATTGTCGTTAGAGTAAGAATGAACCTGATAGCATCTTTGTACATTAGATCAACATCAAGAGCAAATCCTTATGCAACCCAGATGGCAAAGTCATATACAAGAAATATCCAAAATCATACTAATTAAAGTGACAATTTCAATCACACTAATAGAAGGAACAGATGTATGTACATATGACTGATTGAATACCACaccaagtaaaaataaaaaaaggaattaATTATGAAGAATGAAACACTACCATTATTAACAGGCTTGCTTTAATATCATAAAGATACAACTAAGATATTTCACGCTGACTCAGGCAAACTAAGTAGACACAATCACAACTCCAGAAAGGTGTAGGCAGAAGCACTAAACACCTTTGAGGTTCTAGATAAAGTGATAAACGCAACACAATTATTAGCATTTAATGTCCACAGGCTGGATTTGAAATTACATGAATAAACAGAATGGAGAAGAACCAACTTTTAGCAACTCTAATATGGGTAGCTGCATCTGGAGTGGAGATGGTTGTGTTACTGTTGAAAGCTGAGAATGATCAGTGACACCATCAATGTCCTCCTCATTGATGTCATACAGACTCAATATCCTGCATGGTAAATCACATGAAGATCCAAAATTCTCAATATTCAAAATCTAAGACTAAACCACACGAAGTTAACAATTATACCAATCAGATAGATCAGGTTCAGGCAAAAAAAATCGAGAAAATACAGGAAACAGTGGAGGTGGTGGCAAGTAATCATGCAGATAAGATGAAATAAAACCCTGAAATGCTTCTAACATGGAAGGTAGGATTAACTCACATATGAAAATGCTGAAGACAAGCAACAAC encodes the following:
- the LOC126593109 gene encoding nuclear pore complex protein NUP205 yields the protein MVLPKQLLATIESALLGPSPPSPSQRVELMHAIRSSLSSFQSLLSYPPPKPSDRAQVQSKEVRLPDGPPISLDDQDVQIALKLSDDLHLNEIDCVRLLISANQEWGIMEREPLEILRLAAGLWYTERRDLLTALYTLFRAVVLDQGLEADLVSDIQEYLENLINNGLRQRLISLIKELNREEPAGLGGPHSEHYVLDSRGALVGRHAVVSRERLILGHCLVLSVMVVRMSSKDIKDMLFVLKDSAAELSDTNNTMKRQITFSLLFSLVIAFVSDALNAVPDKASVLSSDASFRHEFHEIVTAAGNDPNVQGFVNSTRLAWAVHLMLIQDAITARDTISSASSSDMGYLQSCLEAIFSNNVFQFMIDQVLRTAAYQNDDEDMIYMYNAYLHKLITCFLSHPLARDKVKESKERAMSMLSPYRMAGSHDSNLTSQQVSETGPLSFVSLLEFVSEIYQKEPELLSGNDVLWTFVNFAGEDHTNFQTLVAFLNMLSTLASSQEGASKVFELLQGKVFRSVGWSTLFDCLSIYDEKFKQSLQTAGALLPEFPEGDAKALVAYLNVLQKVVENGNPLERNNWFPDIEPLFKLLGYENVPPYVKGALRNAITTFVHVSPSLKDTVWSYLEQYDLPVVVGSHVGKSAQPMAAQVYDMQFELNEVEARREQYPSTISFLKLLNALISEERDLSDRGRRFIGIFRFIYDHVFRPFPQRAYADPCEKWQLVVACLQHFHMILSLYDINEEDIDGVTDHSQLSTVTQPSPLQMQLPILELLKDFMSGKTVFRNIMGILLPGVNAIITERTNEVYGQLLEKAVQLSLEIIILVLEKDLLLSDFWRPLYQPLDVILSQDHNQILALLEYVRYDFQPQIQQCSIKIMSILSSRMVGLVQLLLKSNAASSLIEDYAACLELRSEACQIIENTSEDPGVLILQLLVDNISRPAPNITHLLLKFDLDRPIERTVLQPKFHYSCLKVILEILEKLSKPDVNVLLHEFGFKLLYELCLDPLTGGPTMDLLSSKKYQFFIKHLDTIGVAPLPKRNNNQALRISSLHQRAWLLRLLAIELHVGDVNIPTHRETCLSILAHLFGQENVETGIDSHSFSLEDGLENAVALTVSKSKVLELLEVVQFRSPDTTMKLSPVVSNTKYELLVDDILSNPTTSGKGGVHYYSERGDRLIDLASFRDKLWQKFNSVYPQLSTIGSDLELNDVKETIQQLLRWGWKHNKNLEEQAAQLHMLTGWSHVVEISASRRISSLGNRSEVLYQVLDAALTASASPDCSLKMAFMLCQVALTCMAKLRDERFLFPGGLSSDSLACLDIIMAKQLPNGACHSILFKLMLAILRQESSEALRRRLYALLLSYFQYCQHMLDPDVPSTVLQFLLLEQDGDDMDLQKINREQAELARANFSILRKEAQSILDLVVKDATQGSELGKQMALYVLDALICVDHERYFLSQLQSRGFLRSCLTSISNLSHQDGGRSLEPLQRAYTLEAELALLLRISHKYGKSGAQVLFSMGALEHIASCKAVNFLGSLRWVDTKHQRDVPVDIKKQRMIITPILRLVFSLLSLVDTSEFFEVKNKIVREVLDFVKGHRSLFDHVLREDISEADELVMEQINLVVGILSKVWPYEERDECGFVQGLFGLMHALFSRDWESLSTTRSIQRVENQRKTELNSFQLCFSLSSYLYFLVTKKSLRLQISDVPLDYNAAVGLQLPTLSLLGSFLTSVTTALERAAEEKSLLLNKIRDINELSRQEVDEVINIFARQVFVSPSDNIQKRRYIAMVEMCQVVGIRDQLITIVLPLVEHVLNVFLIHFQDSSLLSDAKGSLKTITYGAKSEQAQDMASVCGNLIRTLERLELLSEDKVGHNLKVFRRLATSLKEMAIQRLGS